One genomic region from Lycorma delicatula isolate Av1 chromosome 1, ASM4794821v1, whole genome shotgun sequence encodes:
- the LOC142317835 gene encoding uncharacterized protein LOC142317835: protein MKRRRAYNQLEVADGTTLFRGTEVELKEILNRIQQESESQGLKCNIGKTKVMIVDRANDLRVSDVLCDSKRKIISYIQHTNKEGGDSSAEIQRILLVKEAFTKLTAIWKDRAITRNTKLSLFLVQLLQVIVNGIDNSIIKVEDQRRMHLKCELTEKCSVFHGKKKDDEQLDYKQKIASRI, encoded by the coding sequence ATGAAGAGGAGACGGGCGTACAACCAACTTGAGGTTGCTGATGGTACGACCCTGTTCAGAGGTACTGAAGTTGAATTAAAGGAGATCCTCAATCGAATTCAGCAAGAAAGTGAGTCACAAGGGCTGAAATGTAACATcggaaaaacaaaagttatgattgTAGACAGAGCCAACGATCTTCGAGTCAGTGATGTGCTGTGCGATTCAAAAAGGAAGATCATTTCGTATATTCAGCATACAAATAAAGAGGGAGGGGACTCATCGGCTGAAATACAAAGAATTCTCTTGGTGAAGGAGGCATTTACGAAGTTGACTGCTATTTGGAAGGATAGGGCAATCACGAGGAATACAAAGCTGAGTCTGTTTCTAGTACAACTGTTACAAGTAATCGTGAATGGCATTGACAATTCGATCATCAAAGTGGAGGACCAGAGAAGAATGCATTTGAAATGTGAGCTTACAGAAAAATGTTCTGTGTTCcatggaaaaaaaaaagatgatgaacaactcgattataaacagaaaattgcTAGCAGGATATGA